In a single window of the Xylanimonas protaetiae genome:
- a CDS encoding FtsK/SpoIIIE domain-containing protein — MERWFGRCGRSRTPTLASSKGNSSGARRPDGHPSDRLARREPARHRGLELHRLDRPVVARGLRLPRDRRPAVDRRSRGGRARGALVRPGVEHCPRCVGRCQPAQLRDRPRGASASSCVASSGAEGLGQDRPAVRARLAVGEQPAAGRRASAACPHAGEHPHSHGPRRDGPDRRRPDGRGRRHRYRGAGGGRGVPSGGPRRRGDGPDDARAHPRADDATRAHRARDRGRHPGPAVGWAPWRLELSGSHTLVVGRSGSGKGSVFWGIAGNLAPAAHAGLVRLWGVDLKGGVEVAVGSAMFSHVAMDEQAALRLLRSLNQVIVARQAGMRGHARTFEATAGDPAHVLLIDELAVLTGYASRDVVSEASALLKRILTQGRALGVMVVAFVQDPRKETVAMRELFTQTIALRVASTSETRMVLGDGYADLAPAHRIDRTMPGAGYVVGNDGVVERVRADFWSDDLIRLVASRYPAPPEPPTTTENTVPGELITLSSDNVRRTPRTPRGGDDPEPA; from the coding sequence GTGGAGAGATGGTTCGGCCGGTGCGGGCGTTCCCGGACTCCGACGCTCGCGTCATCGAAGGGGAACTCGTCGGGAGCGAGGCGGCCTGATGGCCACCCTTCGGATCGTCTGGCTCGTCGTGAGCCGGCTCGGCACCGCGGTCTGGAACTCCATCGCCTGGACCGTCCAGTCGTGGCGCGCGGTCTGCGTCTGCCTCGTGATCGGCGACCTGCTGTTGATCGCCGATCACGAGGCGGCCGGGCTCGCGGTGCTCTGGTCCGTCCCGGTGTGGAGCACTGTCCGCGCTGCGTGGGACGCTGTCAGCCCGCTCAGCTACGAGACCGTCCTCGGGGGGCCTCTGCGTCGTCGTGCGTGGCGTCGTCGGGTGCGGAAGGACTGGGCCAAGATCGCCCGGCGGTGCGGGCTCGTCTGGCCGTGGGAGAGCAGCCGGCGGCAGGACGTCGCGCGTCTGCTGCATGTCCGCACGCGGGGGAACACCCTCACTCTCACGGTCCGCGCCGTGATGGGCCAGACCGTCGACGTCCTGATGGACGCGGCCGACGCCATCGCTACCGCGGTGCAGGCGGAGGCCGTGGAGTCCCGTCGGGTGGGCCCCGGCGTCGTGGAGATGGTCCTGACGATGCGCGAGCTCATCCACGAGCCGACGACGCCACGCGTGCCCACCGAGCTCGAGACCGAGGGCGTCACCCTGGGCCGGCGGTCGGATGGGCACCTTGGCGGCTTGAACTCTCGGGTAGCCACACCCTCGTCGTCGGCCGTTCCGGTTCCGGTAAGGGCTCCGTGTTCTGGGGCATCGCGGGCAACCTGGCGCCGGCCGCGCACGCGGGCCTCGTGCGGCTGTGGGGCGTCGACCTCAAGGGCGGCGTCGAAGTGGCCGTCGGCTCGGCGATGTTCTCGCACGTCGCGATGGACGAGCAGGCCGCGCTGCGACTACTTCGGTCGCTGAACCAGGTGATCGTGGCCCGGCAGGCGGGCATGCGCGGGCATGCGCGCACGTTCGAGGCGACGGCTGGCGATCCTGCCCACGTCCTGCTGATCGACGAGCTCGCCGTGCTCACCGGGTACGCGTCGCGCGACGTCGTCAGCGAGGCTTCGGCGCTGCTCAAGCGGATCCTCACGCAGGGTCGTGCGCTCGGCGTCATGGTCGTCGCGTTCGTGCAGGACCCGCGCAAGGAGACCGTCGCGATGCGCGAGCTGTTCACGCAGACCATTGCGCTGCGCGTCGCGTCGACGTCGGAGACCCGCATGGTGCTCGGTGACGGGTACGCGGATCTCGCCCCGGCGCACCGGATCGACCGGACCATGCCGGGGGCGGGGTACGTCGTGGGCAACGACGGCGTCGTCGAGCGTGTGCGGGCGGACTTCTGGAGCGACGACCTCATCCGGCTCGTCGCGTCGCGGTACCCCGCTCCTCCTGAACCTCCGACCACGACGGAGAACACAGTGCCGGGCGAGCTCATCACGCTCTCGTCTGACAACGTGCGTCGGACTCCTCGCACCCCGCGTGGCGGGGACGACCCGGAGCCGGCCTGA